A single genomic interval of Pyrus communis chromosome 7, drPyrComm1.1, whole genome shotgun sequence harbors:
- the LOC137738645 gene encoding protein trichome birefringence-like 19 codes for MKFQAIDLPNAKYTQPNNTYKKGILLALTLLLLTSIPICINNSITSPLLSPNSNITSGLKTIENEDQCQIFTGNWIPYPDGPAYYTNETCNLIIDQQNCMKFGRPDTEFMKWRWKPKNCELPLFDAAQFLELVRGKSLAFLGDSVGMNQMRSLLCLLSSVTYPEDVSHKYSTNTNYFKRYVYHDYNFTMANLWAPYLVKSRDVDPNGHNINSIRTLYLDEPDEAWETEVENFDYVIVSAGQWFFLPLMYYENGRVIGCHKCGRDNMKSFLTHYGYKKAFQTVFRTLQNLKNYKGVTFLRTFSPAHFENGAWNEGGNCARTRPFSKEEMKLAGRILEMYLAQVEELQAAEKKGMKRGLEFRLMDTTEAMLLRPDGHPNFYGHSPHRNMTVADCVHWCLPGPIDTWNEILLYMLKSGHRTS; via the exons ATGAAGTTTCAAGCCATTGATCTGCCTAATGCAAAATACACACAACCAAACAACACCTACAAAAAAGGTATTCTTCTAGCCCTCACCCTTCTTCTGCTCACCTCAATCCCTATCTGCATAAACAACAGCATAACTTCTCCATTGCTATCTCCTAACAGCAACATTACCAGTGGATTAAAAACCATTGAAAACGAAGACCAATGCCAAATATTTACTGGGAATTGGATTCCATATCCGGATGGACCTGCTTACTACACAAATGAAACTTGCAATTTGATCATTGATCAGCAGAACTGCATGAAATTCGGGAGGCCTGACACCGAGTTCATGAAATGGAGGTGGAAGCCCAAAAATTGCGAGTTACCATTGTTCGATGCAGCTCAGTTCTTGGAGCTTGTTAGAGGGAAGTCATTGGCATTTCTTGGTGATTCCGTGGGAATGAATCAAATGCGGTCATTGCTCTGCCTTTTGTCCAGT GTGACTTATCCTGAAGACGTTTCTCACAAGTATTCAACAAACACGAATTATTTCAAGCGTTATGTGTACCACGACTACAACTTCACTATGGCAAATCTCTGGGCACCCTACTTGGTTAAATCTCGAGACGTGGACCCGAATGGCCACAACATCAACAGCATCAGGACCCTATACTTAGACGAGCCCGACGAGGCTTGGGAAACTGaggttgaaaattttgattatgtCATCGTCTCAGCAGGCCAATGGTTCTTCCTGCCGCTGATGTACTACGAAAATGGTCGCGTTATAGGGTGTCACAAGTGCGGACGAGACAACATGAAATCTTTTCTCACGCACTACGGCTACAAAAAGGCATTCCAAACGGTGTTCAGGACCCTTCAGAACCTCAAAAACTACAAGGGAGTGACATTTTTGAGGACGTTTTCGCCGGCACACTTCGAAAACGGGGCGTGGAACGAGGGAGGAAATTGTGCGAGGACAAGGCCTTTTAGCAAAGAAGAAATGAAGCTCGCTGGGCGTATTTTGGAGATGTATTTGGCACAAGTAGAGGAGCTACAAGCAGCAGAAAAGAAAGGTATGAAAAGAGGCCTTGAATTTAGGTTAATGGATACAACTGAAGCTATGTTGCTGAGGCCTGATGGACATCCTAACTTCTATGGACACTCACCTCACCGGAACATGACTGTTGCTGACTGTGTTCACTGGTGTTTGCCTGGACCCATTGATACGTGGAATGAGATTTTGCTGTATATGTTGAAATCCGGGCACAGAACATCCTGA
- the LOC137740088 gene encoding uncharacterized protein produces the protein MAGLLAWAADVVGGGGGQDNEEDIPLIFTQEQQKYVLDLDRKASSLSRSIRDLRLRLPPSDISQRLPDLHAHSLASNAALALQLNAHSTTREQAQLREVTLQEENAAYERAISNCESKIQEKIQEANLLKRKLMEMDENERNLRYELENAQTALDASRSGQSDESTGDPNTTVETENDIEASKKAVLEKLEERKKELSSMEAVVKDLEQKWTEIQDIALSQPSPVQREKILDKQLHSLIEQLEAKQAQAEGLVNEIHLKEMELERLNALWRNLESSNIEMNNTRNRFGRSASGKGPASSGYILDANHRNADGRAENQQRLMLLRSGFVLYILALNILVFIKISF, from the exons ATGGCGGGACTGCTGGCATGGGCAGCAGACGTAGTGGGAGGAGGTGGAGGGCAAGACAACGAAGAAGACATCCCACTGATATTCACTCAGGAGCAGCAGAAGTATGTCCTGGACTTGGATCGCAAAGCATCTTCTCTCAGCCGTTCGATCCGTGATCTCCGGCTCAGACTCCCTCCTTCCGACATCTCCCAGCGCCTCCCTGATCTTCACGCCCACTCCCTCGCTTCCAACGCCGCCCTTGCTCTCCAATTGAACGCCCATTCCACCACCCGCGAACAG GCACAGTTGAGGGAGGTGACATTGCAGGAAGAGAACGCTGCATATGAAAGGGCAATATCGAATTGTGAAAGTAAAATACAGGAAAAAATTCAAGAAGCGAATTTGCTTAAGAGGAAGCTAATG GAGATGGACGagaatgaaaggaatttgagaTATGAACTTGAAAATGCACAAACTGCATTGGATGCCAGTCGATCTGGTCAATCGGATGAATCCACTGGTGACCCAAACACAACTGTTGAAACTGAAAATGACATAGAAGCTTCCAAGAAGGCTGTACTTGAAAAGTTAGAGGAGAGGAAAAAAGAACTG AGTTCAATGGAAGCAGTAGTGAAAGATTTAGAGCAAAAATGGACAGAAATTCAAGATATTGCATTGAGTCAGCCTTCGCCAG TGCAAAGAGAGAAGATTTTGGACAAACAACTGCACAGCCTAATTGAGCAGCTAGAAGCAAAGCAG GCACAAGCAGAAGGCCTGGTCAATGAAATTCATTTGAAAGAGATGGAGCTGGAAAGATTGAATGCGTTATGGAGAAATCTTGAAAGTAGCAACATAGAAATGAATAATACTAGAAATAGGTTTGGACGGAGTGCATCAGGAAAAGGACCTGCTTCGTCTGGTTATATCCTTGATGCTAATCATAGAAATGCCGATGGCCGAGCAGAGAATCAGCAAAGGCTCATGCTGCTCAGGTCGGGTTTTGTGCTTTACATTTTAGCTTTGAACATCTTGGTCTTCATCAAGATCTCTTTTTGA